A single window of Triplophysa rosa linkage group LG20, Trosa_1v2, whole genome shotgun sequence DNA harbors:
- the fam83e gene encoding protein FAM83E: protein MSNSQEQSLNENVIFSPLAPSSPDYQHSEVERYCLESLVSSGPEAFYSQLNTEQIRPFLTPGEVNEVSRWTENYQDGDAALEDGNGEAQVGSEVDDLSGRYFPEQSDTSAPCLELGWPERNSWMDIGQVNVYTNPSAEGGPSIREVLRRLLQGATKLIAIVTERLSDCAVIVDLQYAASRGVPVYIILNRRSVEENCFPQQLQHANIRVRVLGGKSFLSRDTKMVVGEMKDNFVLVDLETVMLGSYSLTWTDAHLHRQIVTVMSGPVVESFDREFRILYAASLPIPDTCKTEKPAHEPQSNCKPEPLNLSSAKIELTEFVASPPPPPTDIFLDWEAMGVIHRFTESPGHLPDVGEMQFFHRPLILDRHPGIWELPYNEFTPKVLPGHHEEGKLGSMFLSDLRHPEYQRSRRLFSPGDFQIPHGIEPVNRSIQIPERITYNRPSPPLTIESEERFPLYKPRTHRSDRSSEEDIGPSVRREPFLRRDRVLGDAMNPDGTKQPNLKKSSELSRSKTFSTLNDIFKRRNALGTTGQQKTDGGPTPGFSKSTLDLQRTDNTANPRTANCDNLPLTPALALMKKRNDEVKSGLLRSMPNVFTPTFRSSALGLQRESWRSSYKSHRNEEEH, encoded by the exons ATGTCAAACTCTCAAGAGCAAAGTCTCAATGAGAACGTCATCTTTTCTCCGTTGGCGCCATCCAGTCCAGACTACCAGCACTCCGAGGTTGAAAGGTACTGTCTGGAGAGTCTTGTCAGTTCAGGGCCCGAAGCTTTTTACAGCCAGCTCAACACTGAGCAAATCAGACCTTTCCTCACACCCGGGGAGGTGAACGAGGTCTCCAGGTGGACGGAGAACTATCAAGACGGCGATGCGGCGCTGGAGGATGGCAATGGCGAGGCGCAGGTCGGTTCTGAGGTGGATGACCTTTCCGGACGCTATTTTCCCGAACAGTCGGACACTTCGGCACCGTGTTTGGAGCTGGGATGGCCGGAGAGGAACAGCTGGATGGATATTGGCCAAGTTAATGTTTACACCAACCCTTCCGCAGAGGGTGGGCCGTCCATTCGAGAAGTTCTTAGAAGACTTCTACAAGGAGCCACAAAG CTGATCGCCATAGTAACGGAGAGATTGTCAGACTGTGCTGTGATTGTTGACCTCCAGTATGCAGCGTCCCGGGGTGTTCCGGTTTACATCATCCTCAATCGAAGATCTGTGGAGGAAAACTGCTTTCCACAGCAACTTCAACATGCA AACATCAGGGTGCGTGTTCTTGGAGGTAAAAGTTTCCTGTCGCGTGACACAAAGATGGTGGTCGGGGAGATGAAGGACAACTTCGTGTTGGTGGATCTGGAGACGGTGATGTTGGGGAGTTACAg TCTCACCTGGACTGATGCTCACCTGCACCGTCAGATCGTCACCGTTATGAGCGGCCCAGTCGTGGAATCTTTCGACCGGGAGTTTCGGATCCTCTACGCCGCCTCGCTCCCGATCCCAGACACGTGTAAAACTGAAAAACCAGCTCATGAACCTCAAAGCAACTGTAAACCGGAGCCTCTGAATCTGAGCAGCGCCAAGATCGAACTCACAGAGTTTGTGGCGAGTCCTCCGCCTCCACCGACCGACATCTTCTTGGACTGGGAGGCTATGGGGGTCATCCATAGATTCACAGAAAGTCCAGGTCATCTGCCTGATGTTGGAGAGATGCAGTTCTTTCATCGACCTCTGATCCTGGACAGACATCCGGGAATATGGGAGCTTCCATACAATGAGTTTACTCCAAAAGTTCTGCCTGGACATCACGAGGAGGGCAA ATTAGGTTCAATGTTTCTGTCTGACCTCAGGCATCCAGAATATCAAAGGTCAAG gcGACTGTTTTCACCTGGAGACTTCCAGATCCCTCATGGCATTGAGCCAGTAAATAG GTCGATACAAATACCTGAGAGAATCACATACAACCGGCCGTCTCCTCCTCTGACCATCGAAAGTGAAGAGAGGTTTCCTTTATACAAACCGCGTACCCACAGATCAGACAGAAGCTCAGAGGAAGACATCGGACCCTCCGTCAGACGAGAGCCTTTCCTTAGGAGGGATAGAGTTTTAGGAGATGCTATGAACCCAGATGGAACCAAACAACCTAACCTAAag AAGTCCTCAGAGCTGTCCCGAAGCAAGACTTTCAGCACTTTGAATGATATATTTAAGAGGAGGAACGCACTCGGCACCACTGGACAGCAGAAAACCGACGGCGGCCCCACACCCGGGTTCAGCAAGTCCACCCTGGACCTCCAGCGGACAGACAACACAGCAAATCCTCGAACCGCT aaTTGTGATAATCTTCCTCTGACGCCAGCGCTGGCACTGATGAAGAAGCGCAACGATGAGGTGAAATCGGGATTATTAAGGAGTATGCCCAATGTGTTCACGCCCACTTTCAGAAGCTCCGCCCTCGGCCTGCAGAGGGAGTCGTGGAGGTCTAGCTATAAAAGCCACAGAAATGAGGAGGAGCACTGA
- the tnfrsf9b gene encoding tumor necrosis factor receptor superfamily member 9b isoform X2, whose protein sequence is MRLLHGLVFFLALSVLAVRHGVESKCQDWGTEKDSTNVCCKKCKPGNHLIDNCGPDPHALCAPCGNETYISDTSQKNCLRCTQCIGLMRVKVRCSVSSDTVCECSQGFRCGDEECSFCVQECAKGQQPKDRKCEPCPPGTYNDKLHQSCIKWRKCTQPDHQITDPGTVESNVVCGPKRQPDQTTSSDNTPTESPSDQKPLVSPPDNSSVSVESRLMFCSRRDSDSST, encoded by the exons ATGAGGCTGCTCCATGGATTGGTCTTTTTCCTTGCGCTCTCCGTTCTGGCTGTAAGACATGGAGTGGAATCGAAATGTCAGGACTGGGGTACGGAAAAGGATTCCACAAACGTGTGCTGCAAGAAATGCAAACCAG GAAACCATCTCATCGATAACTGTGGTCCAGACCCGCACGCTTTGTGTGCTCCATGTGGAAATGAAACCTACATCTCAGATACAAGTCAGAAGAACTGTCTCAGGTGTACTCAATGCATAG GTTTGATGCGTGTGAAGGTGAGATGCTCAGTCAGCAGTGATACGGTCTGTGAATGCTCGCAGGGTTTTCGCTGCGGGGATGAAGAGTGTTCGTTCTGTGTGCAGGAGTGTGCCAAAGGACAACAGCCTAAAGACA GGAAGTGTGAACCATGTCCTCCAGGAACATACAATGACAAACTTCATCAATCCTGTATTAAATGGAGAAA ATGTACACAGCCAGACCACCAAATTACTGATCCTGGAACGGTCGAGTCAAATGTAGTCTGTGGGCCTAAAAGACAACCAGACCAAACCACTTCATCAGATAACACACCAACAGAATCACCGTCAGATCAAAAACCACTAGTGTCTCCACCAGACAACAGCAGCGTCTCCGTAGAGAGCA GATTGATGTTCTGCAGCAGAAGAGACTCGGACAGCTCAACCTGA
- the tnfrsf9b gene encoding tumor necrosis factor receptor superfamily member 9b isoform X1: MRLLHGLVFFLALSVLAVRHGVESKCQDWGTEKDSTNVCCKKCKPGNHLIDNCGPDPHALCAPCGNETYISDTSQKNCLRCTQCIGLMRVKVRCSVSSDTVCECSQGFRCGDEECSFCVQECAKGQQPKDRKCEPCPPGTYNDKLHQSCIKWRKCTQPDHQITDPGTVESNVVCGPKRQPDQTTSSDNTPTESPSDQKPLVSPPDNSSVSVESKVIAILVTFGLLCVMIPIFTILYLEWKRKTFDKPLGTKKAQTAEETRTAQPEECSFCFPQQEHGASSQTSMSSLVSEDKAMPLVG, encoded by the exons ATGAGGCTGCTCCATGGATTGGTCTTTTTCCTTGCGCTCTCCGTTCTGGCTGTAAGACATGGAGTGGAATCGAAATGTCAGGACTGGGGTACGGAAAAGGATTCCACAAACGTGTGCTGCAAGAAATGCAAACCAG GAAACCATCTCATCGATAACTGTGGTCCAGACCCGCACGCTTTGTGTGCTCCATGTGGAAATGAAACCTACATCTCAGATACAAGTCAGAAGAACTGTCTCAGGTGTACTCAATGCATAG GTTTGATGCGTGTGAAGGTGAGATGCTCAGTCAGCAGTGATACGGTCTGTGAATGCTCGCAGGGTTTTCGCTGCGGGGATGAAGAGTGTTCGTTCTGTGTGCAGGAGTGTGCCAAAGGACAACAGCCTAAAGACA GGAAGTGTGAACCATGTCCTCCAGGAACATACAATGACAAACTTCATCAATCCTGTATTAAATGGAGAAA ATGTACACAGCCAGACCACCAAATTACTGATCCTGGAACGGTCGAGTCAAATGTAGTCTGTGGGCCTAAAAGACAACCAGACCAAACCACTTCATCAGATAACACACCAACAGAATCACCGTCAGATCAAAAACCACTAGTGTCTCCACCAGACAACAGCAGCGTCTCCGTAGAGAGCA AGGTCATAGCTATTTTAGTCACTTTTGGGCTCCTCTGTGTAATGATACCCATTTTCACAATCCTGTACCTGGAGTGGAAAAGAAAGACCTTTGACAAACCCCTGGGTACAAAGAAAGCTCAAACTG CAGAAGAGACTCGGACAGCTCAACCTGAAGAATGCAGTTTCTGTTTTCCACAGCAGGAACACGGTGCCAGCAGTCAGACGTCCATGTCCTCGCTGGTCTCAGAAGACAAGGCCATGCCTTTAGTTGGATGA
- the ccdc50b gene encoding coiled-coil domain-containing protein 50 isoform X3 yields MAETDIDKSHLPGVHDVCQCFSVLEDGALAQSLQEQEIEQFYSTNMQKNQAVQTDVRLARRLQEEEEERRADLHRDLREREEEDCRYARMLQEELQRCAEEARRREKEDEEIAKQLQDEEEMEMKRQRAAAGCHDDSCASPLCEGLGVWEQVLQDAELARRLQEEEDLLPHREFPQSSGSEVDFIAAQVAQDEEIAHYMQRHHKRLNNRPQDLEIQERPSEPRDEDNTTTRKALQMLRERLNSDGLHSPVEEDYTIETHLPSPSCTALQSQHIHNIAEELDPTFKARKRESQISTNPPSAGVCLAPRNPHSIFYDYLPEPNFIPPTKRQNDKAGRHKAKDKRENCKQQ; encoded by the exons ATGGCAGAAACTGACATTGACAAATCTCACCTGCCAGGTGTACATGACG TGTGccagtgtttttctgtgttggAAGACGGGGCTTTAGCACAAAGTCTGCAGGAGCAGGAAA TCGAGCAGTTCTACAGCACCAACATGCAGAAGAATCAGGCCGTGCAGACCGATGTCCGTCTGGCCCGGAGGCtgcaggaggaggaggaggaacgTAGAGCAGATCTCCATCGAGATCTTCGGGAGCG TGAGGAAGAGGATTGCAGATACGCTCGGATGCTTCAAGAAGAGCTTCAGAGATGTGCCGAGGAGGCCAGGAGACGAGAGAAAGAAGATGAG GAAATAGCTAAGCAGCTACAGGATGAAGAAGAAATGGAGATGAAACGGCAGAGGGCTGCAGCTGGTTGCCATGACGACAGCTGTGCCTCTCCTCTGTGTGAAG ggTTGGGAGTTTGGGAGCAGGTGCTTCAGGATGCTGAACTGGCCCGTAGACTTCAGGAAGAAGAGGATTTGCTGCCTCACAGAGAG TTTCCTCAGAGCTCTGGTTCAGAAGTGGACTTCATTGCAGCACAAGTAGCCCAGGATGAG GAGATCGCCCACTACATGCAGCGCCATCATAAGAGACTCAACAACAGACCACAAGATCTAGAAATCCAAGAGAGACCGAGTGAACCAAGAGATGAAGACAACACTACAACCAGGAAG GCCCTTCAGATGTTAAGAGAGAGATTAAACTCAGACGGACTGCACTCGCCTGTGGAAGAAGACTATACAATTGAAACCCATCTACCAAGCCCATCATGCACTGCACT CCAATCGCAGCACATACACAACATCGCTGAAGAGCTGGACCCAACGTTTAAGGCGAGAAAGCGCGAGAGTCAGATCTCCACCAACCCTCCGTCAG CAGGTGTGTGTCTGGCGCCTCGTAACCCGCACAGCATCTTTTACGATTACCTGCCAGAGCCCAACTTCATACCGCCGACCAAACGGCAGAACGATAAAGCGGGGCGACACAAAGCCAAAGACAAGAGAGAAAACTGCAAACAGCAGTGA
- the ccdc50b gene encoding coiled-coil domain-containing protein 50 isoform X1 has product MHVAEQQGCLLPSLNMTNPHTHVYVLHDSRHSLTNRRRRIFKNVCQCFSVLEDGALAQSLQEQEIEQFYSTNMQKNQAVQTDVRLARRLQEEEEERRADLHRDLREREEEDCRYARMLQEELQRCAEEARRREKEDEEIAKQLQDEEEMEMKRQRAAAGCHDDSCASPLCEGLGVWEQVLQDAELARRLQEEEDLLPHREFPQSSGSEVDFIAAQVAQDEEIAHYMQRHHKRLNNRPQDLEIQERPSEPRDEDNTTTRKALQMLRERLNSDGLHSPVEEDYTIETHLPSPSCTALQSQHIHNIAEELDPTFKARKRESQISTNPPSAGVCLAPRNPHSIFYDYLPEPNFIPPTKRQNDKAGRHKAKDKRENCKQQ; this is encoded by the exons atgCATGTGGCAGAGCAGCAGGGCTGTTTACTACCTTCATTAAACATGACGAACCCACACACGCATGTGTATGTGCTGCATGACAGTAGGCACAGCTTGACGAACAGACGCAGGCGCATCTTTAAAAATG TGTGccagtgtttttctgtgttggAAGACGGGGCTTTAGCACAAAGTCTGCAGGAGCAGGAAA TCGAGCAGTTCTACAGCACCAACATGCAGAAGAATCAGGCCGTGCAGACCGATGTCCGTCTGGCCCGGAGGCtgcaggaggaggaggaggaacgTAGAGCAGATCTCCATCGAGATCTTCGGGAGCG TGAGGAAGAGGATTGCAGATACGCTCGGATGCTTCAAGAAGAGCTTCAGAGATGTGCCGAGGAGGCCAGGAGACGAGAGAAAGAAGATGAG GAAATAGCTAAGCAGCTACAGGATGAAGAAGAAATGGAGATGAAACGGCAGAGGGCTGCAGCTGGTTGCCATGACGACAGCTGTGCCTCTCCTCTGTGTGAAG ggTTGGGAGTTTGGGAGCAGGTGCTTCAGGATGCTGAACTGGCCCGTAGACTTCAGGAAGAAGAGGATTTGCTGCCTCACAGAGAG TTTCCTCAGAGCTCTGGTTCAGAAGTGGACTTCATTGCAGCACAAGTAGCCCAGGATGAG GAGATCGCCCACTACATGCAGCGCCATCATAAGAGACTCAACAACAGACCACAAGATCTAGAAATCCAAGAGAGACCGAGTGAACCAAGAGATGAAGACAACACTACAACCAGGAAG GCCCTTCAGATGTTAAGAGAGAGATTAAACTCAGACGGACTGCACTCGCCTGTGGAAGAAGACTATACAATTGAAACCCATCTACCAAGCCCATCATGCACTGCACT CCAATCGCAGCACATACACAACATCGCTGAAGAGCTGGACCCAACGTTTAAGGCGAGAAAGCGCGAGAGTCAGATCTCCACCAACCCTCCGTCAG CAGGTGTGTGTCTGGCGCCTCGTAACCCGCACAGCATCTTTTACGATTACCTGCCAGAGCCCAACTTCATACCGCCGACCAAACGGCAGAACGATAAAGCGGGGCGACACAAAGCCAAAGACAAGAGAGAAAACTGCAAACAGCAGTGA
- the ccdc50b gene encoding coiled-coil domain-containing protein 50 isoform X2: MHVAEQQGCLLPSLNMTNPHTHVYVLHDSRHSLTNRRRRIFKNVCQCFSVLEDGALAQSLQEQEIEQFYSTNMQKNQAVQTDVRLARRLQEEEEERRADLHRDLREREEEDCRYARMLQEELQRCAEEARRREKEDEEIAKQLQDEEEMEMKRQRAAAGCHDDSCASPLCEGLGVWEQVLQDAELARRLQEEEDLLPHREFPQSSGSEVDFIAAQVAQDEEIAHYMQRHHKRLNNRPQDLEIQERPSEPRDEDNTTTRKALQMLRERLNSDGLHSPVEEDYTIETHLPSPSCTALQSQHIHNIAEELDPTFKARKRESQISTNPPSGVCLAPRNPHSIFYDYLPEPNFIPPTKRQNDKAGRHKAKDKRENCKQQ, from the exons atgCATGTGGCAGAGCAGCAGGGCTGTTTACTACCTTCATTAAACATGACGAACCCACACACGCATGTGTATGTGCTGCATGACAGTAGGCACAGCTTGACGAACAGACGCAGGCGCATCTTTAAAAATG TGTGccagtgtttttctgtgttggAAGACGGGGCTTTAGCACAAAGTCTGCAGGAGCAGGAAA TCGAGCAGTTCTACAGCACCAACATGCAGAAGAATCAGGCCGTGCAGACCGATGTCCGTCTGGCCCGGAGGCtgcaggaggaggaggaggaacgTAGAGCAGATCTCCATCGAGATCTTCGGGAGCG TGAGGAAGAGGATTGCAGATACGCTCGGATGCTTCAAGAAGAGCTTCAGAGATGTGCCGAGGAGGCCAGGAGACGAGAGAAAGAAGATGAG GAAATAGCTAAGCAGCTACAGGATGAAGAAGAAATGGAGATGAAACGGCAGAGGGCTGCAGCTGGTTGCCATGACGACAGCTGTGCCTCTCCTCTGTGTGAAG ggTTGGGAGTTTGGGAGCAGGTGCTTCAGGATGCTGAACTGGCCCGTAGACTTCAGGAAGAAGAGGATTTGCTGCCTCACAGAGAG TTTCCTCAGAGCTCTGGTTCAGAAGTGGACTTCATTGCAGCACAAGTAGCCCAGGATGAG GAGATCGCCCACTACATGCAGCGCCATCATAAGAGACTCAACAACAGACCACAAGATCTAGAAATCCAAGAGAGACCGAGTGAACCAAGAGATGAAGACAACACTACAACCAGGAAG GCCCTTCAGATGTTAAGAGAGAGATTAAACTCAGACGGACTGCACTCGCCTGTGGAAGAAGACTATACAATTGAAACCCATCTACCAAGCCCATCATGCACTGCACT CCAATCGCAGCACATACACAACATCGCTGAAGAGCTGGACCCAACGTTTAAGGCGAGAAAGCGCGAGAGTCAGATCTCCACCAACCCTCCGTCAG GTGTGTGTCTGGCGCCTCGTAACCCGCACAGCATCTTTTACGATTACCTGCCAGAGCCCAACTTCATACCGCCGACCAAACGGCAGAACGATAAAGCGGGGCGACACAAAGCCAAAGACAAGAGAGAAAACTGCAAACAGCAGTGA
- the uts2b gene encoding prepro-urotensin II-beta — translation MICKLHLCVAVLLTALEVMLGHPVVQTGDMTYGRPVLVEDDQVVSPEDLSYSEQAFLSQGSAGFGYPSIITGDLGRDGLRTAGFVPRQAVKEVLLEKQLMNPLSRFLGGRKQYHKRGSNSECFWKYCV, via the exons ATGATCTGTAAACTGCATCTGTGTGTTGCTGTACTTCTCACCGCCCTGGAGGTGATGCTCGGACATCCGGTGGTGCAGACCGGGGATATGACCTACGGCAGGCCAG TTCTTGTAGAAGACGATCAGGTGGTCAGTCCAGAAGATCTGAGTTACTCAGAGCAAGCGTTTTTGTCCCAGGGCTCTGCGGGATTCGGCTACCCGTCCATCATCACCGGAGACCTCGGCCGTGACG GTCTCAGAACAGCTGGATTTGTTCCCCGCCAAGCTGTGAAAGAA GTTCTGCTGGAGAAGCAGCTGATGAATCCTCTCAGTCGTTTCCTGGGCGGCAGGAAGCAATATCACAAGAGAGGAAGCAATTCAGAGTGTTTCTGGAAATACTGCGTGTGA